The Meles meles chromosome 6, mMelMel3.1 paternal haplotype, whole genome shotgun sequence genome has a window encoding:
- the LOC123944302 gene encoding olfactory receptor 4K15, translating to MNETNHSRVTEFVLLGLSNSRELQPFLFLIFSLLYLAILLGNFLIILTVTSDSRLHTPMYFLLANLSFIDICVASFATPKMIADFLVEHKTISFDACLAQIFFVHLFTGSEMVLLVSMAYDRYVAICKPLHYMTIMSRRVCIILVLISWLVGFIHTTSQLAFTVNLPFCGPNQVDSFFCDLPLVTKLACIDTYIVSLLIVADSGFLSMSSFLLLVVSYTVILITVRNRSSASMAKARSTLTAHITVVTLFFGPCIFIYVWPFSSYSVDKVLAVFYTIFTPILNPVIYTLRNKEVKAAMSKLKSRYLKPGQVSTVIRNVIFWETK from the coding sequence ATGAATGAGACAAATCATTCCCGGGTGACCGAGTTTGTGTTGCTGGGGCTCTCTAATTCGCGGGAGCTCCAGCCTTTCTTGTTTCTCATATTTTCACTACTTTACCTAGCAATACTTCTGGGAAACTTTCTTATCATCCTCACTGTAACCTCAGATTCCCGCCTTCATACCCCCATGTACTTTCTGCTTGCGAACCTCTCTTTTATAGATATATGTGTTGCCTCTTTTGCTACTCCCAAAATGATTGCAGACTTTCTGGTTGAGCACAAGACTATTTCCTTTGATGCCTGCCTGGCCCAGATTTTCTTTGTTCACCTTTTCACTGGCAGTGAAATGGTGCTCCTTGTATCCATGGCTTATGACCGTTATGTTGCTATATGCAAACCTCTCCACTACATGACAATAATGAGTCGCCGTGTGTGTATTATACTTGTTCTCATCTCCTGGCTTGTGGGGTTCATCCATACTACTAGCCAGTTGGCATTTACTGTTAACTTGCCTTTTTGTGGCCCAAATCAGGTAGACAGTTTTTTCTGTGACCTCCCTCTAGTGACAAAGCTAGCCTGCATAGACACTTATATTGTCAGCCTACTTATAGTTGCAGACAGTGGATTTCTTTCTATGAGCTCCTTTCTCCTCTTAGTTGTCTCCTACACTGTGATACTTATCACCGTCAGGAACCGCTCCTCTGCCAGCATGGCAAAGGCCCGCTCCACACTGACTGCTCATATCACCGTGGTCACACTGTTCTTTGGACCATGCATCTTCATCTACGTGTGGCCCTTCAGCAGTTATTCTGTTGACAAAGTCCTTGCTGTGTTTTACACCATCTTTACTCCCATCTTAAACCCAGTTATTTATACTCTAAGGAACAAAGAAGTGAAGGCAGCTATGTCAAAACTGAAGAGTCGGTACCTCAAGCCTGGTCAGGTTTCTACAGTCataagaaatgttattttctgGGAAACAAAGTAA